GTTGTTTGGCGACCTCTTCTTTTCTACTCTCCTCAAAAATTTGAAAAGCACCAGGTTGAGGATTTAATAAGTCAATTGTTTGAATCAATTCGGCCAGCTTTTCAGCATCTTTTAATGAACTATTTATTCCAAAGGCACCGGTTGGCGACATCGTATGGGCCGCATCACCTATAAAGATCAGCGAATTATCCTTTATCCAATGATCCATAGTACTGCTAAAGACTGATAAATAAACAAAATCATCCCAAGATTGTATATACGCTCTTACCTGTTCTTCTAGATTTGGAAAGGCGGTCAGTAATTTGTTAATAAACGGTTCAAACGATTGTTTACGAATTTCCGAATAGGTTCCTTCTTTTATATTCCAACCAATCTGGATATAACCACCCTCCTGAGTAAAGAGCGCAACCTGCCTTCCATCGACCATCGCAAACCGAATCGTTGGCTCCCAGTTACTTGGTGCAGGAATTTTTGCCCAGAGAAGATCGTAGCCATGCTTTCTTTTATTTACCGAAACTCCGGCTAATTTTCTCACGGTTGAAAACCTTCCATCCGCAGCGATAACTAATGATGATTGGATCTCGATTTGTTCCCCATTACATTTAGCTCGAACACCAGTAAATCTTCCTGTTTCATCTTGAATTAATTCATTCACGATCGTATTCATGTACAGCTGATAATTTGAAAATTGTTTTGCTTCATTTATTAAGACTTTTAATAAATGGTTTTGTGGAACATGAATATCAAAGTGGTGCTGTGACTCAGTCGGAAATATTGTTTTCAGCCGGTTTGCCATGGTTCCAATATTCGATCCTTTCGGTAAAAAGTAAGCCATAATTCTGAATTAGATGAAACAAGTTATGCTTTTTAAGTATAGATTCGCCTTCTTCATTGATGTGTTCCCCTCTAAATTCCTTGTCAATCGTTGGATTCCTCTCTAAAACTATTGTAGAAATATTGTTTTTTGCTAACAAATAGCCCAATAACGCACCACCTGGACCAGCACCAACAATCACTACATCAGTTTTGATGTTCATTTATGTTTTCACCCCATATTTTGGTTGATTATTATGTTTTCTTTTATGATACATTGTTTCTTATGAAAATACCAGCGGGAGCTTCTGCCAGAATCAAAAGTGGGCTTTCTGGAACATAGTTGAGTAAATTTACGTCAAAAGACAGAACCACGTATAGTGTAGTTCTGCCTTTTGAATGTTTTTTTATCCATATTTTTAGTCTATTTTTTGAGCATCAATAAAATCTCTTCGTTTAGTTAGGTTCTTATAGGCTAATTTATATTCAGCTTTTAACCTCTTAATGATTTCCTTTACCTGGTTCAACAGTTTCAATT
The DNA window shown above is from Bacillus sp. T3 and carries:
- a CDS encoding FAD-dependent monooxygenase; its protein translation is MANRLKTIFPTESQHHFDIHVPQNHLLKVLINEAKQFSNYQLYMNTIVNELIQDETGRFTGVRAKCNGEQIEIQSSLVIAADGRFSTVRKLAGVSVNKRKHGYDLLWAKIPAPSNWEPTIRFAMVDGRQVALFTQEGGYIQIGWNIKEGTYSEIRKQSFEPFINKLLTAFPNLEEQVRAYIQSWDDFVYLSVFSSTMDHWIKDNSLIFIGDAAHTMSPTGAFGINSSLKDAEKLAELIQTIDLLNPQPGAFQIFEESRKEEVAKQQAQQLQMESSYKENFLATISSN
- a CDS encoding FAD-dependent monooxygenase; protein product: MNIKTDVVIVGAGPGGALLGYLLAKNNISTIVLERNPTIDKEFRGEHINEEGESILKKHNLFHLIQNYGLLFTERIEYWNHGKPAENNISD